A portion of the Stigmatopora argus isolate UIUO_Sarg chromosome 15, RoL_Sarg_1.0, whole genome shotgun sequence genome contains these proteins:
- the ncmap gene encoding noncompact myelin-associated protein, giving the protein MQTSTPSPQNTTNSITKSREQILIQSSGAMIAVIVIGIIVILTILLFILKTYNKRTHTSRLLGSNGVAKPAKMPQASVPTVPMAPIGVNSVSGGVSYSNSGSSEWPRTEVSSVDRTEQEFSVANRSTAVSIHNT; this is encoded by the exons ATGCAAACTTCAACCCCCTCaccccaaaacacaacaaacagCATCACCAAATCCAGAGAACAAATCCTCATCCAGA GTTCTGGCGCAATGATCGCTGTCATCGTTATCGGGATCATCGTCATTCTCACCATTCTTCTCTTCATCTTGAAGACATACAACAA GCGGACACACACGTCCCGACTCCTGGGATCCaacggggttgccaaacctgctaAGATGCCCCAGGCCTCAGTTCCGACCGTCCCCATGGCCCCCATCGGGGTCAATTCCGTGTCTGGCGGGGTCTCTTATTCCAACTCCGGCTCGTCAGAGTGGCCCAGAACAGAAGTGAGCTCTGTGGACCGCACGGAACAAGAGTTCAGCGTGGCTAACCGTTCCACGGCGGTGAGCATCCACAACACGTAA
- the tmem234 gene encoding transmembrane protein 234 → MVTLAEVLSLLLVSVLWGCTNPFLKRGTEGIEHVNKMGKVAQFLAEIKFLFSNLKYLIPFVLNQSGSLVYYYTLSTTDLSLAVPVSNSLTFLWTLVTGKLLGENFGGKQAVAGMFLTMVGITLCIISSMDDVSTRT, encoded by the exons ATGGTGACTCTCG CGGAGGTGCTGAGTCTCCTGCTGGTGTCCGTGTTATGGGGCTGCACCAACCCTTTCCTCAAGAGAGGAACGGAAGGTATCGAACATGTGAACAAGATGGGCAAAGTTGCTCAGTTTCTAGCTGAGATCAAGTTTCTGTTCTCTAATCTCAAG TATCTCATCCCGTTTGTCCTGAATCAAAGTGGCTCTTTGGTCTACTATTACACTCTTTCCACGACAG ACTTGTCATTGGCTGTCCCCGTGTCCAACTCACTCACTTTCTTGTGGACCCTTGTCACTGGCAAGTTGCTGGGTGAAAACTTTGGAGGCAAAC AGGCCGTTGCCGGAATGTTCCTCACTATGGTTGGGATCACTTTGTGTATTATAAGCTCCATGGATGATGTCAGCACTCGGACTTAG
- the dcdc2b gene encoding doublecortin domain-containing protein 2B isoform X3, with translation MATMTALPPVKSVVVYRNGDPFFSGRRFVINQRQVSTMEAFLNEVTHNIGAPLAVRTLYTPRQGHKVADLQDLRTGAQYVAAGFEKFKKLDYINTGVKKQPAAREETQQAKIIQRPNVSAKWRKFIPLPCIIHVFRNGDLLSPPFRFIIPRSMQRDLEQILSLVTEKVSLRTGAVRRLCSVEGVTVTSAGELETGRCYVAVGTERFKKLLYYPRRRQTMKRNVNRKEGSGPEDQCSDSALLNSPESDGRRVKSTGFEEHHTTDSTTDNTSNLYAKPVRTNKLRGTPRPPHSNGPVYRGIFKPGVRRRRREEVRGAEEVQEDENTATELPVDQRVAEIIEDEELNITYDALPNILKPSEQDEEEKTTIVQSTEEEFNPENLKAALNKMTLKNTNSHGEIQKNCLEYEEEKDGPKVEQNHHHGECFIRDHS, from the exons ATGGCCACCATGACGGCGCTCCCCCCGGTGAAGAGCGTAGTGGTGTACCGGAACGGGGACCCCTTCTTCAGCGGTCGGCGGTTTGTCATCAACCAGCGGCAAGTGTCCACCATGGAGGCTTTCCTCAATGAAGTGACACACAATATTGGGGCCCCGCTGGCTGTCAGGACCTTGTACACCCCCAGACAGGGCCACAAGGTCGCCGACCTCCAGGACCTGAGGACGGGGGCCCAGTATGTTGCCGCGGGTTTTGAGAAGTTCAAGAAACTTGA CTACATCAACACGGGGGTAAAAAAGCAGCCGGCGGCAAGGGAAGAAACTCAG CAGGCAAAAATAATCCAGAGGCCCAACGTCTCAGCCAAATGGAGGAAATTTATTCCGCTGCCGTGTATCATACA TGTTTTCCGCAACGGGGACCTGCTGTCACCCCCATTTCGATTCATCATTCCTCGCAGCATGCAACGGGACCTGGAGCAAATCCTCAGCCTGGTCACCGAAAAGGTCAGCCTACGCACCGGTGCCGTGCGAAG GTTGTGTTCTGTGGAGGGGGTCACGGTGACCTCGGCGGGAGAGCTGGAGACCGGACGCTGCTATGTTGCCGTGGGAACCGAGAGATTCAAGAAGCTTCT GTATTACCCccgaaggagacaaacaatgaaGAGAAATGTG AACAGGAAAGAAGGAAGTGGTCCAGAAGACCAATGCAGTGACTCCGCTCTGCTCAATTCTCCAGAG TCAGATGGGAGGAGAGTGAAGTCAACAGGTTTTGAAGAGCACCACACGACAGACTCAACAACCGACAACACATCCAATCTCTACGCCAAGCCCGTCAGAACAAATAAACTGCGAGGAACCCCGAGACCACCCCACAGCAACGGACCCG TCTATCGTGGCATCTTCAAGCCCGGAGTACGGAGGAGAAGGAGAGAGGAGGTCCGAGGAGCTGAGGAGGTGCAGGAGGATGAGAATACGGCCACGGAACTTCCTGTTGATCAG AGAGTGGCCGAAATAATAGAGGACGAAGAGCTGAATATCACATACGATGCTCTGCCCAATATATTGAAG CCATCTGAGCAAGACGAAGAAGAAAAGACGACAATAGTTCAAAGCACAGAAGAAGAGTTTAACCCTGAAAATCTG AAAGCTGCGCTTAACAAGATGACTTTGAAGAATACCAATTCTCACGGAGAAATTCAGAAAAATTGTTTGGAATATGAAGAGGAAAAG GATGGTCCAAAAGTCGAACAAAACCACCATCATGGAGAATGCTTCATCAGAGACCATTCATAA
- the dcdc2b gene encoding doublecortin domain-containing protein 2B isoform X2: MATMTALPPVKSVVVYRNGDPFFSGRRFVINQRQVSTMEAFLNEVTHNIGAPLAVRTLYTPRQGHKVADLQDLRTGAQYVAAGFEKFKKLDYINTGVKKQPAAREETQAKIIQRPNVSAKWRKFIPLPCIIHVFRNGDLLSPPFRFIIPRSMQRDLEQILSLVTEKVSLRTGAVRRLCSVEGVTVTSAGELETGRCYVAVGTERFKKLLYVELLASKTTERYYPRRRQTMKRNVNRKEGSGPEDQCSDSALLNSPESDGRRVKSTGFEEHHTTDSTTDNTSNLYAKPVRTNKLRGTPRPPHSNGPVYRGIFKPGVRRRRREEVRGAEEVQEDENTATELPVDQRVAEIIEDEELNITYDALPNILKPSEQDEEEKTTIVQSTEEEFNPENLKAALNKMTLKNTNSHGEIQKNCLEYEEEKDGPKVEQNHHHGECFIRDHS; encoded by the exons ATGGCCACCATGACGGCGCTCCCCCCGGTGAAGAGCGTAGTGGTGTACCGGAACGGGGACCCCTTCTTCAGCGGTCGGCGGTTTGTCATCAACCAGCGGCAAGTGTCCACCATGGAGGCTTTCCTCAATGAAGTGACACACAATATTGGGGCCCCGCTGGCTGTCAGGACCTTGTACACCCCCAGACAGGGCCACAAGGTCGCCGACCTCCAGGACCTGAGGACGGGGGCCCAGTATGTTGCCGCGGGTTTTGAGAAGTTCAAGAAACTTGA CTACATCAACACGGGGGTAAAAAAGCAGCCGGCGGCAAGGGAAGAAACTCAG GCAAAAATAATCCAGAGGCCCAACGTCTCAGCCAAATGGAGGAAATTTATTCCGCTGCCGTGTATCATACA TGTTTTCCGCAACGGGGACCTGCTGTCACCCCCATTTCGATTCATCATTCCTCGCAGCATGCAACGGGACCTGGAGCAAATCCTCAGCCTGGTCACCGAAAAGGTCAGCCTACGCACCGGTGCCGTGCGAAG GTTGTGTTCTGTGGAGGGGGTCACGGTGACCTCGGCGGGAGAGCTGGAGACCGGACGCTGCTATGTTGCCGTGGGAACCGAGAGATTCAAGAAGCTTCTGTACGTGGAGTTGCTGGCCTCGAAAACCACAGAGAG GTATTACCCccgaaggagacaaacaatgaaGAGAAATGTG AACAGGAAAGAAGGAAGTGGTCCAGAAGACCAATGCAGTGACTCCGCTCTGCTCAATTCTCCAGAG TCAGATGGGAGGAGAGTGAAGTCAACAGGTTTTGAAGAGCACCACACGACAGACTCAACAACCGACAACACATCCAATCTCTACGCCAAGCCCGTCAGAACAAATAAACTGCGAGGAACCCCGAGACCACCCCACAGCAACGGACCCG TCTATCGTGGCATCTTCAAGCCCGGAGTACGGAGGAGAAGGAGAGAGGAGGTCCGAGGAGCTGAGGAGGTGCAGGAGGATGAGAATACGGCCACGGAACTTCCTGTTGATCAG AGAGTGGCCGAAATAATAGAGGACGAAGAGCTGAATATCACATACGATGCTCTGCCCAATATATTGAAG CCATCTGAGCAAGACGAAGAAGAAAAGACGACAATAGTTCAAAGCACAGAAGAAGAGTTTAACCCTGAAAATCTG AAAGCTGCGCTTAACAAGATGACTTTGAAGAATACCAATTCTCACGGAGAAATTCAGAAAAATTGTTTGGAATATGAAGAGGAAAAG GATGGTCCAAAAGTCGAACAAAACCACCATCATGGAGAATGCTTCATCAGAGACCATTCATAA
- the dcdc2b gene encoding doublecortin domain-containing protein 2B isoform X1 — MATMTALPPVKSVVVYRNGDPFFSGRRFVINQRQVSTMEAFLNEVTHNIGAPLAVRTLYTPRQGHKVADLQDLRTGAQYVAAGFEKFKKLDYINTGVKKQPAAREETQQAKIIQRPNVSAKWRKFIPLPCIIHVFRNGDLLSPPFRFIIPRSMQRDLEQILSLVTEKVSLRTGAVRRLCSVEGVTVTSAGELETGRCYVAVGTERFKKLLYVELLASKTTERYYPRRRQTMKRNVNRKEGSGPEDQCSDSALLNSPESDGRRVKSTGFEEHHTTDSTTDNTSNLYAKPVRTNKLRGTPRPPHSNGPVYRGIFKPGVRRRRREEVRGAEEVQEDENTATELPVDQRVAEIIEDEELNITYDALPNILKPSEQDEEEKTTIVQSTEEEFNPENLKAALNKMTLKNTNSHGEIQKNCLEYEEEKDGPKVEQNHHHGECFIRDHS, encoded by the exons ATGGCCACCATGACGGCGCTCCCCCCGGTGAAGAGCGTAGTGGTGTACCGGAACGGGGACCCCTTCTTCAGCGGTCGGCGGTTTGTCATCAACCAGCGGCAAGTGTCCACCATGGAGGCTTTCCTCAATGAAGTGACACACAATATTGGGGCCCCGCTGGCTGTCAGGACCTTGTACACCCCCAGACAGGGCCACAAGGTCGCCGACCTCCAGGACCTGAGGACGGGGGCCCAGTATGTTGCCGCGGGTTTTGAGAAGTTCAAGAAACTTGA CTACATCAACACGGGGGTAAAAAAGCAGCCGGCGGCAAGGGAAGAAACTCAG CAGGCAAAAATAATCCAGAGGCCCAACGTCTCAGCCAAATGGAGGAAATTTATTCCGCTGCCGTGTATCATACA TGTTTTCCGCAACGGGGACCTGCTGTCACCCCCATTTCGATTCATCATTCCTCGCAGCATGCAACGGGACCTGGAGCAAATCCTCAGCCTGGTCACCGAAAAGGTCAGCCTACGCACCGGTGCCGTGCGAAG GTTGTGTTCTGTGGAGGGGGTCACGGTGACCTCGGCGGGAGAGCTGGAGACCGGACGCTGCTATGTTGCCGTGGGAACCGAGAGATTCAAGAAGCTTCTGTACGTGGAGTTGCTGGCCTCGAAAACCACAGAGAG GTATTACCCccgaaggagacaaacaatgaaGAGAAATGTG AACAGGAAAGAAGGAAGTGGTCCAGAAGACCAATGCAGTGACTCCGCTCTGCTCAATTCTCCAGAG TCAGATGGGAGGAGAGTGAAGTCAACAGGTTTTGAAGAGCACCACACGACAGACTCAACAACCGACAACACATCCAATCTCTACGCCAAGCCCGTCAGAACAAATAAACTGCGAGGAACCCCGAGACCACCCCACAGCAACGGACCCG TCTATCGTGGCATCTTCAAGCCCGGAGTACGGAGGAGAAGGAGAGAGGAGGTCCGAGGAGCTGAGGAGGTGCAGGAGGATGAGAATACGGCCACGGAACTTCCTGTTGATCAG AGAGTGGCCGAAATAATAGAGGACGAAGAGCTGAATATCACATACGATGCTCTGCCCAATATATTGAAG CCATCTGAGCAAGACGAAGAAGAAAAGACGACAATAGTTCAAAGCACAGAAGAAGAGTTTAACCCTGAAAATCTG AAAGCTGCGCTTAACAAGATGACTTTGAAGAATACCAATTCTCACGGAGAAATTCAGAAAAATTGTTTGGAATATGAAGAGGAAAAG GATGGTCCAAAAGTCGAACAAAACCACCATCATGGAGAATGCTTCATCAGAGACCATTCATAA
- the iqcc gene encoding IQ domain-containing protein C, with translation MYSLQAHARGHLVRAELRRARADFEEVVKEIDGTLNHLEWNNAIIPTPHFKDTDGPLPRKDPGSDVSISSQNPVAGDVGPSSENGELSHCFQTIEPQKDASGVPPQENACLQSSQVLEDSQNLSPVEVLESAMDSTSIWSSMNSLPQKDWPQYRSAQDVPPTPEALRCHRDALTMELLWLQQAIDSRKKYLSLKDKLTIR, from the exons ATGTATTCTCTACAGGCGCATGCACGCGGTCATCTAGTTAGAGCAGAACTGCGTCGTGCACGTGCGGACTTTGAGGAGGTCGTAAAAGAGATTGATGGCACGTTGAACCACTTGGAGTGGAACAACGCAATCATCCCAACCCCCCACTTCAAAGACACG GATGGGCCTCTACCCAGGAAAGATCCAGGATCAGACGTCAGCATCAGTTCGCAGAACCCAGTAGCAGGAGACGTAGGTCCATCGTCTGAAAATGGAGAACTGAGTCACTGTTTTCAGACCATAGAACCACAAAAAGATGCCTCGGGAGTTCCACCACAAGAAAATGCGTGTTTACAAAGCAGTCAAGTTCTCGAAGACAGTCAGAACCTAAGCCCTGTAGAGGTTCTGGAGAGCGCGATGGACTCTACTTCCATCTGGAGTAGTATGAACAGTCTTCCTCAAAAAG ATTGGCCACAGTACCGCTCGGCCCAGGACGTGCCCCCTACTCCGGAGGCCCTGCGTTGCCATAGAGACGCCCTGACCATGGAGCTGCTGTGGCTGCAGCAGGCCATTGACAGCAGGAAAAAG TACTTGTCTCTGAAGGATAAACTAACCATACGTTGA
- the fancm gene encoding Fanconi anemia group M protein isoform X2 yields the protein MSASSNQRTLFQTWGASSPPRNVAQSKKERKKAAGRRKASQSDAAQRPAPNPLCSEVRSFTPRDAPEEISHSTETPKPSAYEDEDEDDDLMVVAVIEAEENLQRDQDSLPQNEQLTCPTPSVGKITYPDFPGFDSSSATVWIYPTNYPVREYQLHMSQAALFQNTLVCLPTGLGKTFIAAVVMYNFYRWYPAGKIVFMAPTKPLVAQQIEACYNVMGIPQEHMAELTGSTAAHRRQEVWRSKRIFFLTPQVMMNDLSRDSRLAPQIKCLVIDEAHKALGNHAYCQVIRQLSCQTRQFRVLALSATPGGETKSVQCVISNLLISHIELRSEESPDILAHSYQRCVEKIVVPIGDMLASYQTRYLQVLEKFTSRLIQNRVMAHKDLQNLTKYQLLLARDQFRKNPPTHIKGPQQGMLEGDFALCISLCHGYELLMQMGLRSFFLFIQGIMDGSREMSRARNELQRTPTFMDLYYEIETKFAKEPGIDDPYVYGHPKLQKLDEVVVQHFHFLTQNASSSTGAGEVGTRVMIFSSFRDSVQEIALMLNRHSPLIRAMTFTGHGSAGKAVKGLTQKEQLEVVNRFRQGGFNTLVSTCVGEEGLDIGEVDLIVCFDAQKNPTRLVQRMGRTGRKRQGRIVVTLAQGREERIYNQSQRTKHSLLKSIMGDKSGFDMYPNSPRMLPEGLNPTLHKMHLTCGQFKQRLGSRRSSKGRHSLIHLQNFFCQEGTASGGFLSSTEYSLWESTMKLREDEAQPTLRRSSRCVSLPHDEPFQDDIPKDGVPVRELSLWEWRHWQHRELPTHVVDHSLRCQHYIKVMQLVDDMREENKK from the exons ATGAGCGCTTCTTCTAACCAGAGGACTTTATTTCAAACTTGGGGTGCAAGCTCTCCTCCCAGAAACGTTGCTCAAtctaaaaaagaaaggaaaaaagccgCTGGACGGCGCAAAGCGAGCCAAAGCGATGCAGCCCAGAGACCTGCACCAAATCCACTGTGTTCTGAAGTAAGATCGTTCACCCCAAGAGATGCTCCTGAAGAGATAAGTCATTCCACAGAAACTCCTAAACCTTCTGCttatgaagatgaagatgaagatgacgACCTCATGGTGGTCGCTGTCATCGAAGCAGAAGAGAACCTGCAACGTGATCAGGACAGTTTACCCCAAAATGAGCAGCTCACATGTCCCACGCCATCAGTTGGGAAGATCACTTATCCAGACTTCCCTGGTTTTGACAGCTCTTCTGCAACCGTGTGGATTTACCCCACGAACTACCCAGTCAGGGAATACCAGCTCCACATGTCACAGGCCGCCTTGTTCCAAAATACACTAGTATGCCTTCCCACAGGTTTGGGCAAGACATTCATCGCCGCCGTTGTGATGTACAATTTCTACCGTTGGTATCCAGCTGGGAAGATCGTCTTCATGGCGCCCACCAAGCCACTCGTGGCGCAGCAGATTGAAGCCTGCTACAATGTGATGGGCATCCCCCAGGAGCACATGGCTGAGCTGACGG GCAGCACAGCGGCCCATCGGAGGCAGGAAGTGTGGCGGTCCAAGCGCATCTTCTTCCTCACGCCTCAGGTGATGATGAACGACCTTTCCAGAGACTCTCGCCTGGCGCCGCAGATCAAGTGTTTGGTGATCGACGAGGCACACAAGGCGCTGGGCAATCATGCTTACTGTCAG GTGATCAGACAGCTCAGCTGTCAAACTCGGCAGTTCCGCGTGCTTGCCCTCAGTGCCACTCCAGGGGGAGAAACAAAG TCGGTGCAGTGTGTGATCTCCAATCTTCTCATCTCACACATTGAGCTGCGCTCAGAGGAAAGCCCGGACATCCTCGCCCATTCGTACCAGCGCTGCGTGGAGAAAATAGTGGTGCCCATCGGGGACATGCTGGCTTCCTATCAGACTCGCTACCTGCAG GTCCTGGAAAAGTTCACGTCTCGCTTGATCCAAAACCGAGTGATGGCACACAAGGATTTACAGAATCTCACCAAGTACCAACTCCTCCTTGCCAGGGACCAGTTCCGTAAGAACCCTCCAACACACATCAAG GGACCGCAGCAGGGAATGCTGGAGGGAGACTTTGCCCTTTGCATTAGCCTGTGTCATGGCTACGAGCTACTCATGCAGATGGGACTCCGGTCATTCTTTTTATTCATCCAGGGGATCATGGATGGATCCAGAG AAATGTCCCGGGCCAGGAATGAGCTGCAAAGGACTCCCACCTTCATGGATCTTTATTATGAAATAGAGACAAAGTTTGCAAAGGAACCTG GCATAGATGACCCCTATGTTTATGGTCACCCCAAGCTGCAGAAACTTGATGAGGTGGTGGTCCAACACTTCCACTTTTTGACACAGAATGCATCGA GTTCAACTGGTGCAGGGGAAGTGGGCACACGGGTGATGATCTTTTCGTCATTTCGGGACAGCGTGCAGGAGATCGCGCTCATGTTGAACCGCCACAGCCCACTAATTAGAGCCATGACATTCACGGGACATGGCTCGGCGGGGAAAGCAGTCAAAGGTTTAACCCAGAAGGAGCAACTGGAG GTGGTGAACAGGTTCCGTCAGGGTGGCTTTAACACACTGGTGTCGACCTGCGTTGGAGAGGAGGGGCTGGACATCGGCGAGGTTGACCTCATCGTCTGTTTCGACGCGCAAAAGAATCCCACCCGTCTTGTGCAGCGCATGGGTCGCACTGGACGCAAGAGGCAAGGGCGCATCGTGGTCACCCTGGCCCAGGGACGGGAAGAGAGG ATCTACAACCAGAGTCAGAGGACTAAACACAGCCTGTTGAAGTCCATCATGGGTGACAAGAGTGGCTTCGACATGTACCCCAACAGTCCTCGCATGCTACCCGAAGGTCTAAATCCCACTCTGCATAAGATGCACCTCACCTGTGGCCAGTTTAAGCAGCGTTTAGGTAGCAGACGGTCTTCAAAGGGTCGCCATTCACTCATCCACCTACAAAACTTTT tTTGTCAGGAGGGCACTGCATCGGGAGGATTTTTGAGCAGCACAGAGTATTCATTGTGGGAGTCCACCATGAAGCTGCGGGAAGATGAGGCTCAACCGACCTTGAGGCGATCATCACGCTGCGTTTCTTTACCACATGATGAGCCATTTCAG
- the soul3 gene encoding heme-binding protein soul3 — translation MDQGGCQMNGGGGGGGGPVDGGGGSGGGGMITLEDLESFSEDQMSDSGNGSLEDDEEDPDRLLHYWQDVARGHQVEVANEMAQPIQQLATNNNGRSNREHVPFNLLTRKEKCGELLYEKRQYEMGNWACITMREETYEQSICYGFMRIMRYICQENSSGNYLGMSLPIVTVVRTDENHSTIAQEVTVAYYLPPVHQAQPPQPHDSNIVIEVWPAAIMYTRPFSGPTNELTIVNQITTLAELLESPGLCVNDSFIVAGYTNPAHNQRQNEIWFLERR, via the exons ATGGACCAAGGCGGCTGTCAGATGAATGGCGGTGGAGGTGGCGGGGGCGGCCCGGTCGACGGCGGTGGTGGCAGCGGTGGCGGTGGCATGATCACCCTGGAGGACTTGGAGTCCTTCTCCGAGGACCAGATGTCCGACTCCGGCAACGGGAGTTTGGAAGACGACGAGGAGGACCCCGATCGCCTGCTGCACTACTGGCAGGACGTAGCCAGGGGACACCAAGTGGAAGTCGCAAATG AAATGGCTCAACCCATTCAACAGTTAGCTACCAACAACAACGGGCGCAGTAACAGAGAGCATGTCCCTTTTAACCTGCTAACACGGAAAGAAAAG TGCGGGGAACTGCTTTATGAGAAGCGCCAATACGAAATGGGAAACTGGGCCTGCATAACGATGCGCGAGGAGACGTACGAACAGAGCATCTGCTACGGCTTCATGAGGATAATGAGATACATCTGCCAGGAGAACTCTTCAG GCAACTACCTGGGCATGTCGCTGCCCATCGTGACGGTGGTGCGCACAGACGAGAACCATTCAACTATTGCCCAGGAAGTGACAGTGGCGTACTACCTACCCCCTGTGCACCAAGCTCAACCCCCACAGCCTCACGACAGCAACATCGTCATCGAAGTCTGGCCTGCAGCCATTATGTACACAAG GCCGTTCTCCGGCCCCACCAACGAGTTGACCATCGTGAATCAGATAACCACACTGGCGGAGTTGCTCGAGTCCCCCGGGCTCTGCGTCAATGATTCGTTCATCGTGGCCGGCTACACCAACCCCGCGCACAACCAGCGTCAAAACGAGATCTGGTTCCTTGAGCGCCGTTGA